TAGCGGCAAAAACCCAAGCCAAAGAAACTAAACTTTTTTGCATGTCCTCTCCATTTAATGATTGTTTAACCATTGTTGTTAATTTCAGCCAGTTCTTTATTATAATTCAAATTTTCTTTGAATAGGGACTGAATGGCTCAAAAACTTTCCATGTAAAGGCTTGGTTTTTCCAAACTTCTAACAATTAAGGTGAATAAGAGCTGTTTTTAAACATGATGCTTTAAAGCGTCATTAATTTTAAGGTATAGCGTTATGGCATTAGATTGGGATTTTATGTTTCGCTCCATCCCTGCGTTTTTTAAGGGGTTAGAACTCACGCTTTATATTTCTTTCTTTGGGATTTTGCTCTCTCTTTTGGTGGGGTTTTTGTGCACGCTCATTTTGTATTTTAAAACGCGCTTTATCTCCCCTATCGTCTATATCTATAGCGAAATCGCCAGGAACACGCCCCTACTCATCCAGCTTTTCTTTTTGTATTACGGGTTGAATGAAATCGGTTTGAGCGCTTTAGAGTGTGCGATTTTAGCGTTAGGGTTTTTAGGTGGGGGGTATATGAGTCAAAGTTTTTTGCTTGGGTTTAAAAGCTTAGCTTCCATTCAAAAAGAAAGCGCTTTGAGTTTAGGGTTTAGCCCTTTGAAAATGGTGTATTACATCATTCTGCCTCAAAGTTTAAGCGTTTCTATGCCTTCTATAGGGGCGAATGTGATTTTTTTACTCAAAGAAACTTCTGTGGTGGGCGCGATAGCCCTAACCGATATTATGTTTGTGGCGAAAGATTTTATTGGCATTTATTATAAAACGACTGAAAGCCTTTTGATGTTAAGCATCACTTACTTGATCGCTTTGCTCCCTTTAAGCGTTTTGTTTGTGATCTTAGAGCGTTTCTTCAAAAAGAAAGTGGCTTAAAAATGGGAGTTTTACTAGAATTAGACAATCTTAAGCGTTTGTTAGAAGGGTTTGAAACCACTCTTTTGATCGCTCTTAGCTCTGCGGTTATTTCCATCATTGTTGGAATGCTTTTGGGGAGCTTGATGGCGTTTGGTTCTAAAATAGTGGTTTTGGCGTGTCGTGTGTATTTAGAAAGCATCCGCATTATCCCGCTTTTAGCATGGCTTTTTATTGTGTATTTTGGGTTAGCGAGCCTGTTTGATTTGCATATTAGCGCTGTTTTAGCGAGCGTTATTGTTTTTAGCTTGTGGGGTGGCGCTGAAATGATGGATTTAACCAGAGGGGTTTTAACTTCCGTGAGCAAACACCAAATAGAAAGCGCTCTGGCTTTAGGCATGGATTCAAAAAGGGTGGTTTTTAACATTATTTTCCCCCAAAGCTTTTTGTCTTTACTGCCCTCAAGCCTTAATTTATTCACGCGCATGATTAAAACCACGGCTTTAGTCTCTCTCATTGGAGCGATTGATTTGTTAAAAGCGGGCCAGCAAATCATAGAACTTAATCTCTTACGCATGCCCAATGCGAGCTTTGTGGTTTATGGCGTTATCTTAATGTTTTATTTTAGTTTATGCTATAGTTTGAGCCTGTATAGTTCCTATTTAGAAAAAAAATTCCAATACATTAGAGGGTAAAATGAGCGTGATTTTAGAAACCAAAGGGTTAAAAAAAACCTATCAAAACCATTTGGTTTTAGACGGCATCAATTTCACTTTAAATAAGGGTGAAGTGGCAGTGATTTTAGGGCCTAGCGGGTGCGGGAAAAGCACTTTTTTAAAATGCCTAAACGGGCTTGAAAAGATTGATGAAGGTGAAATTCTTTTTGAAAACACTAACCTTAACACCAAGGCCACTAATTGGAATAAAATGCGCCAAAAAATAGGCATGGTGTTTCAAAATTATGAATTGTTCCCGCATTTAAATGTGCTAGATAATATCTTACTTGCTCCTTTAAAAGTGCAAAAACGATCCAAAGATGAGGCCCTTTCTCAAGCCATAGAGCTTTTAAAACGAGTGGGTTTGGAGCGCAAACAACAAGCTTACCCTAAAGAATTGAGCGGCGGGCAAAAACAGCGAGTAGCCATCGTGCGTTCTTTGTGCATGCGGCCAAAAATCATGCTTTTTGATGAAGTGACCGCCTCTTTAGACCCTGAAATGGTTAAAGAAGTTTTAGAAGTGATTTTAGAATTAGCCACAACGGGCATGAGCATGGTGATTGTAACGCATGAAATGAAATTCGCGCAAAAAATCGCTCATAAAATCGTGTTTTTTGATAGCGGTAAGATCGCTGAAGAAAACAGTGCTAAAGAATTTTTTAATAACCCAAAATCTCAAAGAGCGCAAAAATTTTTAGAAACTTTTCATTTTTTAGGGAATTGTTAAATAAAGTTTGCTAAAAAGATGATTTTAATTTCAAAAAAAAAGGTGTTTTTATGAAAACAAACGGGCTTTTTAAGGTATGGAGGCTGTTTTTAGTTTTAATCGCTTTAGTCTTTAGTGCATGTTCTGATAGCCATAAAGAAAAAAAGGACGCTTTGGAAGTCATTAAACAAAGAGGGGTTTTAAAAGTGGGGGTTTTTAGCGATAAGCCTCCTTTTGGCTCTGTGGATTCTAAAGGGAAATATCAAGGCTATGATGTAGTCATTGCTAAACGCATGGCCCTTGATTTATTGGGCGATGAAAATAAGATTGAGTTTATTCCTGTAGAAGCTTCAGCTAGGGTGGAATTTTTAAAAGCCAATAAAGTGGATATTATCATGGCTAATTTCACGCGCACTAAAGAAAGAGAAAAAGTCGTGGATTTTGCTAAGCCGTATATGAAAGTCGCTTTGGGGGTGATTTCTAAAGACGGGGCCATTAAAAATATAGAAGAGTTGAAAGATAAAGAGTTAATTGTGAATAAAGGCACGACAGCGGATTTCTATTTCACTAAAAATTACCCCAATATCAAGCTTTTGAAATTTGAGCAAAACACAGAGACTTTTTTAGCCCTTTTAAACAATAAGGCTATCGCTCTAGCCCATGACAACACTTTATTGCTCGCTTGGGCGAAACAGCACCCTGAGTTTAAATTAGGCATTACAAGCCTTGGCGATAAGGATGTGATCGCTCCAGCGATTAAAAAAGGCAACCCTAAGCTTTTAGAATGGTTGGATAACGAAATGGATTCCCTCATTTCTAGCGACTTCTTAAAAGAAGCTTATAAGGAAACTTTAAAGCCTGTTTATGGCGATGGAATCAAACCGGAAGAAATCATTTTTGAATGATTTTTTAGGCTTTGTTTTCTTGATGGAGCGTGTTTTGATTGTTAAATTAGCGGTTTTGTGATCTTTTTGTTTTTAATTTTGAGATATATTTGTTTGATTTTACATTGAAAGGATTTGTTGATGAATCATTTTTATAAGCGTTGTTTGAAATTTTCATTGGTTGGGTTGCTAGGGCTTTTGAGCGTTCAGCTTGATGCTAGGAGTTTTGTTGATGGGGATTTAGACATTCAAAAATTCAGCTATGAAGATTCTCTGCTTAAAAAGGGAGACCCTAATGGCATGCATAAGGTGCAGGTGCGAGATTATAAAGGCAAAATGCAAGAAGCTGAGATCCACTCAGAAATACGCATCGCGCTCAAACCGGGAGTTAAAAAAGAAGTTAAAAAAGGCAAGATTTATAGCACTCAAATCAATGATGGCATGTGCTATGCTTTTAGAATGCTCCAAACCGGCGATAATACCACAGGTCTTGATCCTAAAGAGTTCCCCAAGCAAAGCCGTGAAAAAAAGGGCCGAGTGGTTACTTTAATCGGTAAAGATGAAGTGCCTTATCTTATTTTAGAAACAGATTGCCAAGTGGGCGATATTGCAAAGATCTCTTTAGTGGGTAATTTTGATGGCACCGGTTTTCTTACAGAATAT
This region of Helicobacter pylori genomic DNA includes:
- a CDS encoding amino acid ABC transporter permease, producing the protein MALDWDFMFRSIPAFFKGLELTLYISFFGILLSLLVGFLCTLILYFKTRFISPIVYIYSEIARNTPLLIQLFFLYYGLNEIGLSALECAILALGFLGGGYMSQSFLLGFKSLASIQKESALSLGFSPLKMVYYIILPQSLSVSMPSIGANVIFLLKETSVVGAIALTDIMFVAKDFIGIYYKTTESLLMLSITYLIALLPLSVLFVILERFFKKKVA
- a CDS encoding amino acid ABC transporter permease (The N-terminal region of this protein, as described by TIGR01726, is a three transmembrane segment that identifies a subfamily of ABC transporter permease subunits, which specificities that include histidine, arginine, glutamine, glutamate, L-cystine (sic), the opines (in Agrobacterium) octopine and nopaline, etc.); translation: MGVLLELDNLKRLLEGFETTLLIALSSAVISIIVGMLLGSLMAFGSKIVVLACRVYLESIRIIPLLAWLFIVYFGLASLFDLHISAVLASVIVFSLWGGAEMMDLTRGVLTSVSKHQIESALALGMDSKRVVFNIIFPQSFLSLLPSSLNLFTRMIKTTALVSLIGAIDLLKAGQQIIELNLLRMPNASFVVYGVILMFYFSLCYSLSLYSSYLEKKFQYIRG
- a CDS encoding amino acid ABC transporter ATP-binding protein yields the protein MSVILETKGLKKTYQNHLVLDGINFTLNKGEVAVILGPSGCGKSTFLKCLNGLEKIDEGEILFENTNLNTKATNWNKMRQKIGMVFQNYELFPHLNVLDNILLAPLKVQKRSKDEALSQAIELLKRVGLERKQQAYPKELSGGQKQRVAIVRSLCMRPKIMLFDEVTASLDPEMVKEVLEVILELATTGMSMVIVTHEMKFAQKIAHKIVFFDSGKIAEENSAKEFFNNPKSQRAQKFLETFHFLGNC
- a CDS encoding transporter substrate-binding domain-containing protein, whose translation is MKTNGLFKVWRLFLVLIALVFSACSDSHKEKKDALEVIKQRGVLKVGVFSDKPPFGSVDSKGKYQGYDVVIAKRMALDLLGDENKIEFIPVEASARVEFLKANKVDIIMANFTRTKEREKVVDFAKPYMKVALGVISKDGAIKNIEELKDKELIVNKGTTADFYFTKNYPNIKLLKFEQNTETFLALLNNKAIALAHDNTLLLAWAKQHPEFKLGITSLGDKDVIAPAIKKGNPKLLEWLDNEMDSLISSDFLKEAYKETLKPVYGDGIKPEEIIFE